A window of the Euzebyales bacterium genome harbors these coding sequences:
- a CDS encoding DUF899 domain-containing protein, with the protein MNTPPIVSPEEWQTAWENLLVKEKELTRARDALAAERRRMPWMAVEKDYRFEGPDGPASLLDLFEGRRQLVVYRAFYAPDVTTYPQAGGAYPERACVGCSFLADQVAHPAHLNARDTTLAFVSRAPQAEIQGLKERMGWQNIPWYTITDDFDADFGVDEWHGTNAFIRDGEEIFRTYLVNSRGDEAMGSTWAYLDITALGRQEEWEDSPEGYPQTAPYGWWNYHDA; encoded by the coding sequence GTGAACACACCGCCCATCGTTTCGCCCGAGGAGTGGCAGACCGCCTGGGAGAACTTGCTCGTCAAGGAGAAGGAGCTGACCCGCGCCCGCGACGCCCTGGCCGCCGAGCGCCGGCGCATGCCCTGGATGGCAGTCGAGAAGGACTACCGCTTCGAGGGCCCCGACGGGCCCGCGAGCCTGCTCGACCTGTTCGAGGGCCGGCGCCAGCTGGTCGTCTATCGCGCCTTCTACGCGCCGGATGTCACCACGTACCCACAGGCGGGTGGCGCGTACCCGGAGCGGGCCTGCGTGGGTTGCTCGTTCCTCGCAGACCAGGTTGCGCACCCTGCCCACCTGAACGCCCGGGACACGACGCTTGCGTTCGTCTCGCGCGCCCCCCAGGCCGAGATCCAAGGCCTGAAGGAGCGAATGGGCTGGCAGAACATCCCTTGGTACACGATCACCGACGACTTCGACGCCGACTTCGGCGTGGACGAGTGGCACGGCACGAATGCCTTCATCCGTGACGGCGAGGAGATCTTCCGCACCTACCTCGTCAACAGCCGCGGCGATGAGGCGATGGGGAGCACCTGGGCGTACCTCGACATCACCGCCCTCGGCCGCCAGGAGGAGTGGGAGGACTCGCCGGAGGGCTACCCGCAGACCGCGCCGTACGGGTGGTGGAACTACCACGACGCCTA